From the genome of Homo sapiens chromosome 6 genomic scaffold, GRCh38.p14 alternate locus group ALT_REF_LOCI_3 HSCHR6_MHC_DBB_CTG1:
atggagtctccctatgttgccctgtccagtcttgaacttctaggctcaagtgatcctcctgccccagcctcccaaagtgctgggattacagatgtgagccaccatgcccagctcctctTTGCATTTAAGGAGCTTCCCTTAGCTGAACAAAAATTTAGTTTTCAGGGGATTAACTCTTCTGTTGGATCTGGGAGGATGGGATTCAGAACTGTGCAGCTGGCTCCAGAGCTTCATGTTCCACACTTCCCATCGTTTGCCCCCCTGGAATGGGATAGAGGAGAGGGCACCAGTATCAGCTATCCACCTGTTTGCTAACGGTGGAGCATTATGGAGCTGTGGTCACCTGCCTCTTCTAACTCCAAATTTCAGGCATCACATCACCTGATTAAGTCTCAGATCTCCACTTCCAGTGGAGACTCAGTATATCTTCCCTTAAGGAGTTGCAGCGCTAATGGGGGCACACACAGCCTCTGCCCTGGGGTTTCAAGAAGAGCTTCATGCACTGGGTTTGGAGAAGACACAGAAATTTAGCCAGAGACTCCATCTAGGACATTAGAACATTGTCGCCCACGTTAAGTATCTTGCTCAAAAGAAtggagttggccgggcgcggtggctcacgcctgtaatcccagcactttgggaggcagaggcgggtggatcacgaggtcaggagatcgagaccatcctggctaacacagtgaaaccccgtctctactaagaatacaaaaaattagccaggcgtggtggcaggcgcctgtagtcccaggtactagggaggctgaggcaggagaatggcgtgaacccaggaggcggagcttgcagtgagccgagattgtgccactgcactccagcctgggtgacagagcgagactccgtctcaaaaaaaaaagaatggagtcggctgaggtgggtggattgcctgagctcaggagtttgagaccagcctgggcaacatggtgaaacctgtctctactaaaatacgaaaaatcAGCTgtgtgtagtggcacacacctgtaatcccagctacttgggaggctgagacaggagaatcgcttgaacttgggaggcagaggttgcaatgagctgagatcgtgccactgcactccagcctaggcgacagagtgagaatccatctcaaaaaacaaacaaaaaaccatccccaacaaaataaaacaaaacaaaaatggactcAGGGCGATAAACTTTGGGGTCTTTCATCTGGAAAAGAGAAGTTTCCAAATGAAGAAAGTGGCcagcggccaggcgcagtggctcacacctttaatccccaacactttgggaagccaaggcggttggatcacctgaggtcaggagttcgagaccaacttggccaacatggcgaaacctcatcttcactaaaaatacaaaaatcaactgggtatggtggcgcatacctgtaatcccagctactagaggggctgaggctggaggatcacttgaacctgggaggtggaggttgcagcaagctcagattgtgccactgcactccagcctgggcaacatagtaagactccatctccaaaaaaataaaaaaaactgccAGGCAACAAACCAATGGGTGGAAGAGGGATTTATTCACTGTGTTCCACAAGGTCCAAAGTTAGAGATAGATGGCAGTTATAGGGAACCAATTTCCTCAGGTACAACCTAAGCATCTTCTCCTAACAGAGCCGTCCAAAAGGCAAAGTATGGCTCTGAGAAGACATGAGTCCTTGGCACCTGGCCCTCCGTCCCTGGCAGGGCCTGTGTTTGTTGAACTGCAAAAAGGCTGTGAGGACAGAGACTTGATGACATGGCAAGGTGGGTGTGCAGGGTTTGCTGCATAAGACGTGGGGAGCAGGCCCTTCCTCACTCTTCACCAAGATAACAAGAGGTGAGCAATGAAAATTGGGGGTACTGCTAGTAACACCATGCAGGTTGAACCTGGAAACCAGCAGAAGCACTGGGTAGGTGAAATCGGATCCTAGAAAGCTCATGAGCCGTAAGCAGGAGGGGGCAACCATGGGCTCCTGGGGTGGTTGTATGCAGGAAGAACTGAAGAAGGAGGCGGGAGGGGCCAGGGAGGCTGCACAGTTGTGATAACAGTAGGCACATCAGGGACCGGGGAGGTTTGGGGACCTGCTGCCTGAGGAAAGCTCAGGTTAGGGGCTGAAGGCCTAGGGGGACACAGAGATGGGAAGGGTTAGATTAGCTAGATTGTCTAGAGTTAGGGTTTCCCAAAGCCCAGCTCTTTGGGGCCTCTGCTCTCCCCACTACCTGCCCCTGGCTCCCTGGACACTTGAGAAGTTATACAATTAGCCTGATAGTagaaaaaatacctttttattaattattaggAATAATCCATTCATGTAATGCAGGATGTATGTTGGAGAAGGTTAAGTACAGCCACATGAATGAGGGGAAACGTGCAAGAGGAACAGTGGTGAGAAGGGGGATGGTCCCCCACTTTCCACAAACTATAAACAGCAACATGAACACAGAGAATCACAAATAAGAGGGTCTTTCCTCATGTCTCCTCTCACCCCATTCTTCCATAATGAGTCCCAGTTGGTCCCTAGAGGTGCCAGGGCATCTGGAAGTTctgggctgggagtggggtgCAGTGAGTGGCCTCAAAGTTGTGCAGATGCTTCCGAGCCTGAGGAAAGGAGGTGGGACAGGTGGGGTACAGAGCACTGTTGGGAGGGGCAGCCACTGgactccctccccaccctccacttCCGCATCCACCACCCACTCTACAAAAGCTGCCACTTCCAATGCTTATAGGGTATCCCCAGTCCCCCTATGTGAGCCCTGGCCATTCAAGAACCCTTCCCACTTCCCACTCCTTAGCTCACCAGAAACAAAGCCAGCTGCCGCCGTCCATCTGCACTCATGTCCTCCCCTGCAGAGAGGAGGCGCTCAAAATAGGCCACACATCTGGGTATTCATCCCCTTCCTAGGCCCTTCCCACCCTCTCTCCTGCCCCAGGAGCTCCTTACCCACGCTCCAGGGGAAGTCGGGCCCGTGTTCTGCCTGGTAGGAGCGGAGGACAGACAGACACCAGTCCTCTTCCACCTCCCATCGGCTATAAATTGAGGCTGGTCAGGGAGAGAGATGACAGCCAGTCAGCAACCTGACCTTGCTGGGCCCCCGCCCCAAGCCTCACTGGATCCCTTCTCACCTTCCTCCAGCTGTGAGGAGGCCTCCAACCACTGCCTCACCACTCGAAGACCCTCCTCTGCCATCACCCGGGGATACCTACGGAGGAAGTGCCAGGACAGGTCAgggctgattttttttcattcaccaTCCCTGaaccttcctccctccttccctgtgcTGGTATCAGTATCTGTGTGTGTACACTGCCCCCAGCGCGCACACACCCTGGCTCTCACCGATGCTGCAGGAGCTTCAGCAGGAGGTCATTGCCTCGGTTGGACATGATGTCCTCAGGAACCCTGGGGGTGAGAAGAATGTACCCTGGAGGGGCTGGAGGTTAGGAGGAAGGGTCTAGATACCCAGGTTTCTGGTGGGCAGAGGTAGAAGGGACAAGTTCCTGGCCATCTCTGGGGTTCCTGAGGGCCGAGATTCCCACGCACTCACGTGGTGGTGATGATCTCATCCTTGGTTCTCCGGATCAGCAGTACAGGACCCTGGTATCTTCAGAGAACAGAGCAGTGGGAAGGGAGAGCTCAGAGGGAGACGGGTGACAACTGGCCCACCCCTATCCCTGCACTGGTAGCATTCTTACCCTCCCCTTGCTATAGCACAGCCCTTGACCTAGCCCTTCACTCAGGGGTGAGAGGGGATTATTTAAGGGGCATGGTTCAGTCTGGCCCTGCTGGGAGACCCCTGCCGTGCCAGGCCTTAACCCTTTGGTTGCCAGATCCTGAGGTGGTCCAGAGTCCCAGGGGACCTGGGAGGGGTTAGGCCAGTTGAGGTGGTGGCAGGGTCACTCAGGATGTGAGCCAGTGGCCTTTTACCAACTTGCACTTTAGTACTAGTTTCAGGGTTTGAGCGCCCAGCAGAGCTGTATGGGGGGCAGGTGTTCAATGCCGGACGCTGGCCGGCCCTCACCTGCACAGCTGCTCCGCGTTGTTTAGATTGAGATGCTGCCTCACGGTCCTGGTCACCAGGCCCCCTAGAGTGGGATAAAGGTGAAGGGATGGCAGAGACAAAGCCCTTGCCCAACATAAAGGTCCTCACTATTCACggagaaagaaaactgaggcccccaGACAAAGGAGTCCTCCTGCTTCCAACAATGGGGCGACTTACTCCCCACCCAAGAAAAGGGAGCCATCTCAGAACAGTTCCCAGTTCCAGCCCACCCCTTCCCAGGAAGGGCAGGCCTGGGAGCTGCACTCACTCCAGCTGTCTGGCATGACCTTCAAGGCCAAGGGCACCAGGTCATCAAAGGAGGCATCCAGGATCATGGCACTAACATCTGGGTAGGACATGGCTGCCCACGTGGCTGGTACCAGGGCAGGGAAGAAGAGTAAGAACTGAGAAAGGCTCCTTTCTCCCCACCACCCATGCTCTCATCCCACTGACCCTATAGGCCAACCCCATTCCCCCTATGTTAtcccttgtttttttcttaacctaCTTCACTTGGTTAGGGAACTATCTGGAGAGGATGGGGATAGAACACTGGAGATAGTGCACTGAAGATAATGGGCAGGAAACATTCACTTTCCCTGATCTCCCCACCCAGGACCTGGGTCTGCTTTTCCTTTTAATGACTGGGCACAAGAGGGGAAGGAAAGGTGAAGTGTATGCAAATAGGATAGCTTCTTCCAGGCCCACTCAGAGATTctacttcctctctcttcttccttgagcctccaccccaccccatttccccacctcTCCCGGGTGGGGCTGGGTGGTCATGAATGTGTCTACagtgggggatgggagggaggcTGGTACCAGTGAAGCCGCCGATGGACCAGGCGTAGATGATGATGTCCTGGGGCTGGAAGCCCAGGCGGTGGATGGCAAACTGGACCACCACATCCATGGCATTAGCCTCATTCTGCGGGAATGGCACCCCCTGCAGGAGAAAGGGCAAAGTCAGGAGTGTGTCAGCACCAAAGGCCAGCTCACCTGTCCCTCCCAACGTGGACCCCTCCTGCAGCCACCTATGACAGGCAGAGAAGGTGTAGAAGGAAGGGATGGTAGGAGAGGTTGTTCTCTCCAGAAGACGGATGTGTACAATGAGATCTACCTCCTCCTCTCCTGCTAGCCCCGCACTGTGGGGATGGGGGCATGGCTCCCAATGCTGCCTTCACAACCTCCTAGACCCCAGCCCTCAGGTGAGTGGGACGCCTTCAAGAAATCCAcagcccctctcctccctccaatGGCTGACCAGAGGGAAACAGACATAATTCAGGAAAAGGAAGGGATTCCTGAGATGGTCTCACCGTGCTTCCAGCAAAGCCTGGATGATTCCAGCCCAGGACTGAATATCCAGCTGTAACACAGGGGGAGGAGGGACTGAGACCTTGTGGCCCACAGCCCTTTCTCCATCCCTGGGGGAAGGAAGAGCAGAAGTACCCCCCAGCTTAGATGCAAATAACTCCAAGCCTTCCCAGAAATAGGAGATGACACCAGAGGTTCTGAGGCAGCACAGGGAGCAGCATGTGattgtgtggggtgtgtggtgggggaatggaacagaatgaaaagCATAATAGCTAGGGACACAGGCCAGGGGAGGGATGTAAGGTTATCAAAGCAAATGGCGAGTGGACTTTTCCCTAAAGCTGAGAGACTCAAAACCTCACCCAGAGAAAGCAGAGGCCAGGGGAGGTCAGGTCAGTGTGGGAGGCAGGGACATTCCCTTTCAAAGGGCGGAGATAAGGAGGCTGAGTCACCGTCCTACCTTCCAGGGGCGTGGAGACGCAGCCCACCTCATAAAACCCAGCATTCCCCTCACAGCAGATCACCtaggaaggaggcaggaaggaagggctggGGGGCCAAGTTGGGACTGAAAAACTCCCTTTGGGCAGGGAGGGCAGCCCATGAAGAGCTTTGCAGGGAAGAGGAAAGGGCAGGTTTCTGTTTTCTCCAAGGGGAATGGAAGCTTCTCATTCCACAGGGTCCATAAGAGGAGAAGCAAAGGGATTACAAATACTCCTCAGAGGCTGACCTGCTCGACCACCCAGCCATGTCTTTTCCTTGGAAGATTACCAGCTGGATCTCTTTCAGGAAGGGGACTATGGAGATGTTTTTCCTTTCTCGTTTTCGGGTCTGTTATCTTCTGTGACCATTGCTATTGTGTGGTATGCTGATTGCTCTCCCTATCCCTCTCTGAGCTCCAGTCTTATGGTCAGATAAACTGTAATGCCATGGCGCCCCAAGCTGAAACCCACGAATGGTGGGATTTGCATGAACTCTCATAACAGAtgggcagagccaggactagaacCCAGCTCCCTAGACTCCTGGCTTAGCGCTCTTTCCACGGCTGCTTCATGGAGGTAGGAGACTTTgaggccaggctgcctgggtccaaataccagctctaccacttactgtgAGGTCCAGGAAAGGTTTTCTGTGCCCCAGTTTCATCTCCTGTAAAATGGGCTAATATAAGCAGTACCTATCTCACGGGattcttttgagaattaaatatatatgcttcatatatatatgagaattaaatatatataagtgtGAAGTGCTGTCAAAGTGGTAACTATTAATATTAGTTTCTCGTCCTTGAACGTCTCTCCTACTTCATCTGTTTCTCTAtcacagggtttcactacatcACAAGGTCTTTAGCGTGGAGCTAGGACATGAGATTATCCCCAGTAGTGGTTCCTTCAGGGAGGTGCTATAGCATTGGGGTCCCCAGACCTCTACTGCCTTCCTCACACTCACCCCACCTCTGGGCTCTCTGCTCCCTCTTACCAGCTTCTGTCCCTGGGGCTCAGCTGTCCCCCGCCGGTCCACAAACATGGTGTCAATCTCATTGCCATCACAGGCCAGCAGCTTTGCCCGGCGCCCATTACACTGAGTACGGAAGACGCAATGGCCAAGATGCAAGGGTCAGGAGGCCACATCACaggggtggggcggggtgggtgggggtgagagGGGAGGGCTTTAGGGGATGTGCGGGCAGGGAAGCCTCACCTCTTCCACCAGTCGGGCCTGGCCCTGCAGCAGCACAGGCATGAGGGCCTTCTGCAGCAGGTACACAGAGCCTGGATACAGCATCCGGCGCCCTAGGGTGTGCGCCACCAGGTAGCTGTGGGGAACACAGGTTAACAAACCCCAACCCTGTTGAGGCCTGGGGACTGTGCTGGGGACCATCCCAGCCCTAGCACTCACAGACTGTAAGGCCTGCTTTACCCCTGACCTTCACAGCTTTACTTTCCTCTTTCAAGCCTTAATGAAATATGTACCAGGCTAGTGTTTTGCAAACTTTTCTTACTGCAACCTTTgtaagataaacattttatattgtgGCTCAGTGCACACATATCCTGTATGTACAGAATTCTGAGAGTTTTATGATGTAACTGTCTATACATAATAAGTAAATGCAAAGTTATCATCAGATTATGATTCTGTTAAAATATAAGTACAACATATTAAAGGTCCCCaaataaataatgctttaaaaaatgatggtTATAATTCAAAACCTCAAATATGGCTTGCCTCCCTGACTAATTAGCACACTGTCAACAACCAACCACTAAGTCCACCCTGTTCCTTGGTATTCTAGAAGCTGCCTCCTAACTCCCAGCAAAAGAAAATTCCCAGTGTCTGTTCCACTATAAGATATAGGTGGTTATTTCCGTTCCTTCTGACATCATCAGTACCCACGACTGAGCTTTATTTGGGATTTACCATGTGCTCTCAAGCACCCAGGCAAGGCAGGAGCCCTTCAGAACATGTTACCTTACTTAATCTCCTCAGCAACCTTGCAGGGCAGGTTCATCACAGGTGCAGACACTGAGGCACACAGGGGCCCGGAGCCAAGGTGGAATAACAACAGGGCAGAGGGGCCACGATGGGTACACAGATGCTACCAGAGCCTGCCCTAGCTACAAGTGTgtgtcctccccacccccaccccacccccactgctcCTTTTCAGCCTCACTGAAGGAGCTTTTGTTCATATCCCAGTTCTTTACTTACTACATTTGAGACTCcagacctctctgagcctcttttcTTCAAACATAAATATGGATAAAAATGACTTTGCCATAAATGATCTACACAAACCATACAGCACTAGGCCCAATGAGTGACAGCTATTTTACAATGGAGCGCCCACTCCCAGAGCACTCCTGAAATGGCCCCTCCACCCCAGTGGGCCTCTCCTCGCTGCTGTTTCCCACCTGGTGATCTGACAAGGCAGCTTCTTAACCCGGTTGAGGAGGGTGTCTGC
Proteins encoded in this window:
- the ABHD16A gene encoding phosphatidylserine lipase ABHD16A isoform a (isoform a is encoded by transcript variant 1), with the translated sequence MAKLLSCVLGPRLYKIYRERDSERAPASVPETPTAVTAPHSSSWDTYYQPRALEKHADSILALASVFWSISYYSSPFAFFYLYRKGYLSLSKVVPFSHYAGTLLLLLAGVACLRGIGRWTNPQYRQFITILEATHRNQSSENKRQLANYNFDFRSWPVDFHWEEPSSRKESRGGPSRRGVALLRPEPLHRGTADTLLNRVKKLPCQITSYLVAHTLGRRMLYPGSVYLLQKALMPVLLQGQARLVEECNGRRAKLLACDGNEIDTMFVDRRGTAEPQGQKLVICCEGNAGFYEVGCVSTPLEAGYSVLGWNHPGFAGSTGVPFPQNEANAMDVVVQFAIHRLGFQPQDIIIYAWSIGGFTATWAAMSYPDVSAMILDASFDDLVPLALKVMPDSWRGLVTRTVRQHLNLNNAEQLCRYQGPVLLIRRTKDEIITTTVPEDIMSNRGNDLLLKLLQHRYPRVMAEEGLRVVRQWLEASSQLEEASIYSRWEVEEDWCLSVLRSYQAEHGPDFPWSVGEDMSADGRRQLALFLARKHLHNFEATHCTPLPAQNFQMPWHL
- the ABHD16A gene encoding phosphatidylserine lipase ABHD16A isoform b (isoform b is encoded by transcript variant 2), whose amino-acid sequence is MPPPALFLSSLYPRLEFQNDFYRSCIRRSSPQPPPNLAWRPESLYSGELAGGGYLSLSKVVPFSHYAGTLLLLLAGVACLRGIGRWTNPQYRQFITILEATHRNQSSENKRQLANYNFDFRSWPVDFHWEEPSSRKESRGGPSRRGVALLRPEPLHRGTADTLLNRVKKLPCQITSYLVAHTLGRRMLYPGSVYLLQKALMPVLLQGQARLVEECNGRRAKLLACDGNEIDTMFVDRRGTAEPQGQKLVICCEGNAGFYEVGCVSTPLEAGYSVLGWNHPGFAGSTGVPFPQNEANAMDVVVQFAIHRLGFQPQDIIIYAWSIGGFTATWAAMSYPDVSAMILDASFDDLVPLALKVMPDSWRGLVTRTVRQHLNLNNAEQLCRYQGPVLLIRRTKDEIITTTVPEDIMSNRGNDLLLKLLQHRYPRVMAEEGLRVVRQWLEASSQLEEASIYSRWEVEEDWCLSVLRSYQAEHGPDFPWSVGEDMSADGRRQLALFLARKHLHNFEATHCTPLPAQNFQMPWHL